From one Novosphingobium sp. genomic stretch:
- a CDS encoding acyltransferase yields the protein MELSEQDAAWPKRDNRRDSVKPATTTSARALARTASPTQTALAHETAPLDEKTRLSRAIGIARVICIMGIVYVHAWTGRNGQDLQLFNDTSQGLMRWALIDLMARSSVPLLSMISGWLVGPSFAKRGWQVFLKGKARTILLPMVLWNALAIFFVSGAAYLGLIYAPRPDTLWWTIDELFCLVTPNDINVQIPFLHDLFVCMLAVPLLVRLPSRVLIAVALGALAWSLVPVNPVPVLLQRPSILLFFIAGLLARRHHLAAWMASRPLVLVGAPYAVIATAKVWLEVVGVDRGYNDPLMLASIDLAMRCATAIFFWAIAWRLAASRVAAPLLRIEPYMFLMFCAHLIMIWLLGPLIGDHIFGPIGSPAYPLFLIGQPFMVLAATVGLGNLMMRAAPKATRLLSGGRLHASRL from the coding sequence ATGGAATTGTCTGAACAGGACGCGGCCTGGCCGAAGCGCGACAACAGGCGGGACAGTGTGAAGCCAGCGACGACGACATCTGCCCGCGCTCTGGCCCGCACGGCGTCCCCCACCCAGACCGCCCTTGCCCACGAGACCGCCCCGCTCGATGAAAAGACGCGCCTGTCGCGGGCAATCGGCATCGCGCGGGTGATCTGCATCATGGGCATCGTCTATGTCCATGCCTGGACGGGGCGCAACGGGCAGGATCTGCAACTGTTCAACGACACCTCGCAGGGGCTGATGCGCTGGGCGCTGATCGACCTGATGGCGCGCAGTTCGGTGCCGCTGCTGTCCATGATCTCGGGCTGGCTGGTGGGGCCGTCTTTCGCGAAACGCGGCTGGCAGGTCTTTCTGAAGGGCAAGGCGCGCACGATCCTGCTGCCGATGGTGCTGTGGAACGCGCTGGCCATCTTCTTCGTGTCGGGGGCAGCCTATCTGGGGCTGATCTACGCCCCGCGCCCGGACACGCTGTGGTGGACCATCGACGAGCTGTTCTGCCTGGTCACGCCCAACGATATCAACGTGCAGATCCCCTTCCTGCACGATCTGTTCGTCTGCATGCTGGCGGTGCCGCTGCTGGTGCGCCTGCCCAGCCGGGTGCTGATCGCTGTGGCGCTGGGCGCGCTCGCATGGTCGCTGGTGCCGGTGAACCCGGTTCCGGTGCTGCTGCAGCGCCCCTCTATCCTGCTGTTCTTCATCGCTGGCCTGCTGGCGCGGCGCCATCATCTGGCGGCGTGGATGGCTTCACGCCCGCTGGTGCTGGTGGGGGCACCCTATGCCGTGATCGCGACCGCAAAGGTCTGGCTGGAGGTGGTGGGCGTGGATCGCGGCTACAACGATCCGCTGATGCTGGCGTCGATCGATCTGGCGATGCGCTGTGCCACGGCGATCTTCTTCTGGGCCATCGCCTGGCGGCTCGCGGCCAGCCGGGTGGCCGCGCCGCTGCTCAGGATCGAGCCCTACATGTTCCTGATGTTCTGCGCCCATCTGATCATGATCTGGCTGCTGGGACCGCTGATCGGTGACCATATCTTTGGGCCCATCGGCTCGCCGGCCTATCCGCTGTTCCTGATCGGCCAGCCCTTTATGGTGCTGGCCGCCACGGTGGGTCTGGGCAACCTGATGATGCGCGCGGCGCCCAAAGCGACCAGATTGCTGAGCGGCGGGCGCCTCCACGCATCACGGCTCTAG
- a CDS encoding DNA-3-methyladenine glycosylase I has translation MADALQRCGWAQGDPLMEAYHDQEWGVPMHDPRDLWEMLLLEGFQAGLSWRTILHRREGFRRAFEGFDPAVIALYGAEDVERLMQDEGIIRARAKIEATITNARAFLAMRDAGEDFSAWIWSFVDGKPRMGDGQVVLASTPASLALSKALKAKGFKFVGAVTVHAFMQAAGLVNDHALTCPCRDKPGQGMG, from the coding sequence ATGGCAGATGCCCTTCAACGCTGCGGTTGGGCGCAGGGCGATCCGCTGATGGAGGCCTATCACGATCAAGAATGGGGCGTGCCCATGCATGACCCGCGTGACCTGTGGGAAATGCTGCTTCTGGAGGGATTTCAGGCGGGCCTGTCATGGCGCACCATCCTGCACCGGCGCGAAGGGTTTCGCCGCGCCTTCGAGGGGTTCGATCCTGCGGTCATCGCCCTCTATGGCGCCGAGGATGTCGAAAGGCTGATGCAGGACGAAGGCATCATCCGCGCCCGCGCCAAGATCGAGGCCACCATCACCAATGCCCGCGCCTTTCTGGCCATGCGCGATGCGGGCGAGGATTTCTCCGCCTGGATCTGGAGCTTCGTGGACGGCAAGCCCCGGATGGGCGATGGGCAGGTGGTGCTGGCCAGCACGCCTGCCTCGCTGGCCCTGTCCAAGGCCTTGAAAGCCAAGGGGTTCAAATTTGTCGGCGCGGTCACCGTCCATGCCTTCATGCAGGCGGCGGGGCTGGTGAACGACCATGCGCTGACCTGCCCCTGCCGTGACAAGCCCGGGCAAGGCATGGGGTAA
- the tkt gene encoding transketolase, giving the protein MTDTLAPKTSVGTTLTPYAPHVREDSSVERLAIDTIRTLAMDAVQKANSGHPGTPMALAPVAHTLWSRYLRYDPATPDWPNRDRFVLSCGHASMLLYGLLHLAGVEEIDAEGRKTGAPAVSLDDIKQFRQLDSKTPGHPEYRMTTGVETTTGPLGQGCGNSVGMAIAARWLGATFNRDGFDLFDHDVYVLCSDGDLMEGVASEAASIAGHLKLPNLCWIYDSNHITIEGETDLAFDEDVAKRFEAYGWQTVTVEDAEDVAAFAKALDVFKATQDKPALIVVKSVIGIGFPTRAGTHKAHSDAPGEEEIRGAKNSYGWPEDAQFLVPEEAKAEFSKAVTGRGKPLREEWEATFTRYREAHPDLAEAVQALRQGKLPDGWQEALPIFEPDAKGIASREASGKVINAIAAKAPWLVGGAADLSPSTKTDVKGAPSLEASTPGGRNMHFGIREHAMGSIANGMALSYLRPYTGTFMVFSDYMRPPIRLAAIMELPVIFVFTHDSIGVGEDGPTHQPIEHLAALRAIPGLDTIRPGDANEAAVAWKVALTHTHEPTALIFSRQAIPTLDRGQYASADGLEKGGYVLADSDGEPEIILIGTGSELPLVVAAHERLKGEGVKSRVVSLPSWYLFEKQDRAYRDSVFPPHIRARLAVEQGGALGWDRYVGSDGATITMSSFGASAPLAKLQEKFGFTLDNVCKVARDVMENAR; this is encoded by the coding sequence ATGACCGACACGCTCGCCCCCAAGACATCTGTCGGCACCACGCTGACCCCTTACGCCCCGCATGTGCGGGAAGACAGTTCGGTCGAGCGTCTTGCCATCGATACGATCCGCACGCTGGCGATGGACGCCGTGCAAAAGGCCAATTCAGGCCATCCCGGCACGCCCATGGCGCTGGCGCCTGTCGCCCATACGCTGTGGAGTCGCTATCTGCGCTATGATCCTGCCACGCCGGACTGGCCGAACCGGGACCGTTTCGTGCTCTCCTGCGGGCATGCCTCGATGCTGCTTTATGGGCTGCTGCATCTGGCGGGCGTTGAGGAAATCGACGCCGAAGGGCGCAAGACCGGCGCGCCTGCCGTCAGCCTCGACGATATCAAACAGTTCCGGCAGTTGGACTCCAAGACGCCCGGCCATCCCGAATACCGCATGACCACCGGCGTGGAGACCACCACCGGGCCTTTGGGGCAGGGCTGCGGCAATTCGGTCGGCATGGCGATCGCCGCGCGCTGGCTGGGTGCCACCTTCAACCGCGACGGCTTCGATCTGTTCGATCATGACGTTTATGTGCTGTGTTCGGACGGCGATCTGATGGAGGGTGTGGCCAGCGAGGCGGCCTCCATCGCCGGGCATCTGAAGCTGCCCAACCTCTGCTGGATCTATGACAGCAACCATATCACCATCGAGGGCGAGACCGATCTGGCCTTCGATGAGGATGTGGCCAAGCGCTTCGAGGCCTATGGCTGGCAGACCGTGACCGTCGAGGATGCCGAGGATGTGGCCGCCTTCGCCAAGGCTCTGGATGTCTTCAAGGCGACGCAGGACAAGCCCGCGCTGATCGTGGTGAAATCGGTGATCGGCATCGGCTTCCCCACCCGCGCGGGCACGCACAAGGCCCATAGCGATGCCCCCGGCGAGGAAGAGATTCGCGGCGCCAAGAACAGCTACGGCTGGCCCGAGGATGCGCAGTTCCTTGTGCCGGAAGAGGCCAAGGCGGAATTCTCAAAAGCCGTTACCGGGCGCGGCAAGCCTCTGCGGGAGGAATGGGAGGCCACCTTCACCCGCTATCGCGAGGCCCATCCCGATCTGGCCGAAGCGGTTCAGGCCTTGCGCCAAGGCAAGCTGCCCGATGGCTGGCAGGAAGCCCTGCCGATCTTCGAGCCCGACGCCAAGGGCATCGCCAGCCGCGAGGCCAGTGGCAAGGTGATCAATGCCATCGCCGCCAAGGCGCCATGGCTGGTGGGCGGCGCGGCGGACCTTTCGCCCTCGACCAAGACCGATGTGAAGGGCGCGCCCTCGCTGGAGGCCAGCACCCCCGGCGGCCGCAACATGCATTTCGGCATTCGTGAGCATGCGATGGGCTCCATCGCCAATGGCATGGCGCTCAGCTATCTGCGGCCCTACACCGGCACCTTCATGGTCTTTTCCGACTATATGCGCCCGCCGATCCGTCTGGCGGCGATCATGGAACTGCCGGTGATCTTCGTCTTCACCCATGATTCCATCGGCGTGGGCGAGGATGGCCCCACCCACCAGCCCATCGAGCATCTGGCCGCCCTGCGCGCCATTCCGGGGCTCGATACGATCCGCCCCGGTGACGCCAATGAGGCGGCGGTGGCCTGGAAGGTGGCGCTGACCCACACCCATGAACCGACAGCGCTGATCTTCTCGCGTCAGGCGATCCCGACGCTGGATCGCGGCCAATATGCTTCGGCTGATGGCCTCGAAAAGGGCGGCTATGTTCTGGCCGACAGCGATGGCGAGCCCGAGATCATCCTGATCGGTACCGGTTCGGAACTGCCGCTGGTGGTGGCCGCGCATGAAAGGCTGAAGGGTGAGGGCGTGAAATCCCGCGTCGTCTCGCTGCCAAGCTGGTATCTCTTTGAAAAGCAGGACCGCGCCTATCGTGACAGCGTGTTCCCGCCCCATATCCGAGCGCGCCTCGCTGTGGAGCAGGGCGGCGCTCTGGGCTGGGACCGTTATGTCGGCTCTGATGGCGCCACCATCACCATGTCGAGTTTCGGCGCCTCTGCTCCCCTGGCCAAGCTTCAGGAGAAGTTCGGCTTTACCCTCGACAATGTCTGCAAAGTCGCCCGCGACGTGATGGAGAATGCCCGATGA